Proteins co-encoded in one Cinclus cinclus chromosome 17, bCinCin1.1, whole genome shotgun sequence genomic window:
- the CCDC63 gene encoding coiled-coil domain-containing protein 63, giving the protein MALPHLVSSLRSLPHAPTCEGDGGFSHGYTIFITAHCRGGAGAEFGFVRVIKQRTCSLSTPQVCKRKEIRGCRVYLKHGLWHLASTVSMLHFPQRTLIKREASADLELPAKEREGRARVEIRQLQTHFHHEAYKRKFYDADIWRQMQAQEKAIDDLKQVHRHVTLMLSQIYSPNNVILENRNCMKIQSLLQIGMQNDALIKERKTMLADLAKQVVELERKIVKQRDTTWRVLEAKSHKHLQKKIELLEMHLSHVTVRYNTIMTRNNRLREETVSMQIQKAIYDNSYWKLEKRLVQQNKLLNAAIEQATEDYEQWMEDLGRISDIRGVRYRETIQYNIRLLERKCALHQETRLKNFFLAKCTDLSELKEQAKKREAFEAVERAKRSQKESYEVAYKRLLELSDGDIDNFLEDFLEKDRRFFILFGYAIRLNTRNEGLRQRIQEIQDDMMAITTEREQAETTRTHVLRELEAKITETAEETSKYENKCKESKKLLGQIQSRMETLLKDMDCDTSMIVKPLGESLVPIFGPVENKIKEFLMKESLLRYTSVDRTQRSQAFISPLQGASNLLWVMDRAKLSPPPPDLETADPKTAEEPLDRAQLHQLIIQRQQEEQARPPSSGKRRRRLGSKSPPRTGTN; this is encoded by the exons ATGGCCCTCCCTCACCTTGTGTCCTCACTTCGGTCATTGCCCCACGCACCCACATGTGAGGGAGATGGTGGCTtcag CCACGGTTATACAATATTCATCACGGCTCATTGCCgtggtggggctggagcagagttCGGATTCGTGCGGGTGATAAAGCAAAGGACTTGCAGTCTCAGCACACCTCAGGTCTGCAAGAGGAAGGAGATAAGAGGATGCAGAGTCTACCTGAAACACGGGCTCTGGCACCTTGCAAGCACAGTCTCAATGCTCCACTTCCCCCAGCGAACGCTTATC AAGAGAGAAGCCTCTGCAGACCTGGAGCTCCCTgcaaaggagagggaaggaagggctaGAGTGGAGATCAGGCAGCTGCAGACCCATTTCCATCATGAAGCATACAAAAGGAAATTCTACGATGCTGATATCTGGCGGCAAATGCAGGCTCAGGA AAAGGCAATAGATGATCTGAAGCAAGTACACAGACATGTGACATTAATGCTGAGCCAGATCTATTCTCCGAATAATGTGAtactggaaaacagaaattgtATGAAGATCCAAAGCCTTTTGCAGATCGGAATGCAGAATGATGCCCTgatcaaagaaagaaaaaccatgCTAGCTGACCTGGCCAAGCAG gttGTAGAACTGGAAAGAAAGATAGTGAAGCAAAGAGACACAACCTGGAGGGTGTTGGAAGCAAAGAGTCACAAACACCTGCAGAAGAAGATTGAATTACTGGAGATGCACCTAAGTCAT GTCACTGTTCGTTACAACACCATCATGACCCGAAACAACAGGCTCCGAGAAGAGACTGTGAGCATGCAAATCCAGAAAGCCATTTATGACAACTCCTACTGGAAGCTGGAGAAAAGGCTGGTTCAGCAGAACAAATTGCTGAATGCTGCTATAGAGCAAGCCACAGAAGACTATGAGCAGTG GATGGAGGATCTGGGGAGGATCTCGGACATTCGAGGTGTGCGCTACAGAGAAACCATCCAGTACAACATCAGGCTGCTGGAGAGGAAGTGTGCCCTTCACCAGGAGACCAGACTGAAAAACTTCTTCCTCGCCAAATGTACAGATCTCTCTGAATTGAAGGAGCAGGCCAAAAAGAGAGAAG CCTTTGAGGCAGTTGAGAGGGCCAAAAGGAGTCAAAAGGAGAGCTATGAGGTGGCCTATAAGCGTCTGCTGGAGCTGTCAGATGGAGACATCGACAACTTCTTGGAGGACTTTCTTGAAAAGGACAGGAGATTCTTCATCCTCTTTGGCTATGCCATTAGGTTGAACACCAGGAATGAGGGTCTCAGGCAGAGGATCCAGGAGATCCAG GATGACATGATGGCCATCACGACGGAGCGGGAACAAGCAGAGACAACCCGCACTCACGTCCTGCGGGAGCTGGAG GCCAAAATAACAGAGACCGCTGAGGAAACCAGCAAGTATGAGAACAAATGCAAGGAGAGCAAAAAACTCCTGGGACAGATCCAATCTCGCATGGAGACCCTCTTGAAGGACATGGACTGTGACACCTCAATGATAGTGAAGCCTCTTGGGGAGAGCTTGGTGCCAATTTTTG gTCCCGTGGAGAACAAGATCAAGGAGTTCCTGATGAAGGAATCCTTGCTGCGCTACACGTCCGTGGATCGCACCCAGCGCTCCCAAGCCTTCATCAGCCCTCTCCAGGGAGCCTCCAACCTCCTCTGGGTCATGGACAGGGCCAAgctctccccaccccccccagaCCTGGAGACCGCTGACCCCAAAACCG CGGAAGAGCCTCTGGACCGGGCTCAGCTGCACCAGCTCATTATCCAGAGGCAACAGGAGGAGCAGGCCAGGCCTCCCAGCTCGggcaagaggaggaggagactTGGATCAAAGAGCCCACCAAGGACAGGgacaaattaa
- the MYL2 gene encoding LOW QUALITY PROTEIN: myosin regulatory light chain 2, ventricular/cardiac muscle isoform (The sequence of the model RefSeq protein was modified relative to this genomic sequence to represent the inferred CDS: inserted 1 base in 1 codon; substituted 1 base at 1 genomic stop codon), with amino-acid sequence MGLFLTPRGVYLLFQPGGXEGVPLGHPSLXHRRPSEAMAPKKAKKRIEGANSNVFSMFEQAQIQEFKEAFTIMDQNRDGFIDKADLRDTFAALGRLNVKNEEIDEMIKEAPGPINFTVFLTMFGEKLKGADPEETILNAFKVFDPEGKGLKSAYIKEMLMTQGERFSQEEIDQMFAAFPPDMSGNLDYKNLVHVITHGEEKD; translated from the exons ATGGGGCTATTTTTAACCCCGAGGGGGGTGTATTTATTGTTCCAGccggggg gggagggagtgcCTCTGGGACACCCCTCACTGTGACATCGGCGGCCGAGCGAAGCCATG GCACCCAAGAAAGCCAAGAAGAGGATTGAAGGTGCTAATTCCAATGTCTTCTCCATGTTCGAGCAGGCCCAGATCCAGGAATTCAAAGAG GCATTCACCATCATGGATCAGAACCGGGATGGTTTCATCGACAAGGCGGATCTGAGAGACACCTTTGCTGCCCTTG GGCGCCTGAATGTGAAGAACGAGGAGATCGATGAGATGATAAAGGAGGCACCCGGCCCGATCAACTTCACCGTGTTCCTCACCATGTTTGGGGAGAAGCTCAAGG GTGCTGACCCAGAAGAGACAATCCTGAATGCATTCAAAGTGTTTGATCCAGAGGGGAAAGGCCTGAAATCTGCCTA CATCAAAGAAATGCTGATGACACAGGGGGAGAGGTTTTCCCAGGAAGAG ATTGATCAGATGTTTGCTGCCTTCCCTCCGGACATGTCTGGCAACCTGGATTACAAGAACCTGGTCCATGTCATCACTCATGGTGAAGAGAAGGACTAG